The sequence below is a genomic window from Thiomonas intermedia.
CGATAGCCCGGCCGGCGGCATCCGTCCGCTGGCGCATCCAGCCCCCCGCATCACGGCGCAGCTCCAGGCCAATGCCGCTTTGATGCGCCAAGCCGACCTGCACACCTTTCCGGTGATGCTGTATCGCGGGGCGAAGGGCCGCGCCCGGCTCTTCGTCGGGCTGCTGCCGGCCGATGCGCTGGCGACTGTGCTGGGCAGCGCGGGCTGAGCGCAACGTCCAGCCCATCGCGCCCTGCGTCCTGCCCACCCTTACTTCACGCTCGCCAGAATGTCCTTCAACTGCTGCGCATCGGGCGGGCCGACGACCAGCATGGCGTCGCCCTGCTTGTCGCGGTAAAGCATGGTGGGGACGCCGGGCGACTTGGTGGCATCGAGCAGCGCATTGTTGGCATTGAGGATGGCACTGGTGGCTGGCAGGACCTTGGTCGCGGGCGCGATGCCTCCGCCCTGCCCCGTGGGCCCCTTGCCATAGCCCGCTTCGTTGTCGTGGAAGGCCTTGAGGCGGTCACTGGCCTGCAGAATGGCCGCGCCCTTGGTCACGCTGCTGGGCGTGAGCACGGCCACAGGCACCCATCGCACTTCCAGGCCGTCCTTGCCGATGCGGGGACGCAGATCGGTGTAGAGCTGATGGCAGTACGGGCAGTTGGCGTCGAAGAAGATGTAGATCACGCGGGGACCATGTCCCTCGGTGATGAGGGTGGCCTTGCCCATCTCGCCCAGCACCTTGACGGCATTCGGATTCTGCATCTGCTGGGCTGAAGCCGTCGGCGCCAGACCGATGACACTGGCGCTCAGGGCGGCCGCGAAGAACGTGCGCAAGGCTGCGCGGCGGGTGGGATGCATGCGGGGTCTCCTCGTTGCAATGGGGTTGCGAGCCAGTATGCCGCAAACACGCCGTTCGCGCTTACGACGCCCGACGCTTCATCCACCCATGGTCCACCGACCACTTGCCCGGCCCCCACAGCACCACGACCAGCAACAGAATGCCCCAGATGACGTGAAACAGAATGGCCGGCGCCTGCAACGCGTGCAGATACGACAGCAGAGCCACGGCGTTCACCACAAACAAACCCAGTGCGCCGAAGCGGCCAAACAGGCCCAGTGCCAGCAGGGGCGGCAGCAACACCTCGCCCGCGGTGCCCAGAACCGCCGCGACGTGCGGCGGCAGAAGGGCGACGCGGAACTCGTTTTCATACAGCCACAGGGTGGAGCCCCAGTCGCGCAGACTTTGCAGCCCGGAGGCGAAGAACACATAGGCCACATACAGCCGGGCCGCCAGCAGGGCCGGGGCTTGCAGGCTGTCGAGACCTCGCCTCAGCGCGCACCAGCCACGAGCGATGAAACCGGTGGGCCGCAACACCGGGGCAGACGCGGTCAGGGGGTGGGAGGAATGCATGGTGATCTCCTTGAAAGGGGAAGTGCGAACGGGTGGAAGCTTTCAGGCCAGGCTCTCCACCCGGTCCAGCCAGCCTTGGGCCATGGCCTCGTGCAACCAGGCGCCGACATCGAATCCATCGGCCGCAGCGTCGAGGGCGAGGTCCAGCCGCATCGGCCGCTGCAAGGCCGTCAACCATGCGGCTTCGGCCTCTGAAGCCGCGCGCACGCGGGGCTGGAAGCCGTCGCGCCAGACCCACGCCGTCTCGCCCCCCGCACGCACGACCTGCCGCAGCGCAGCGCCATCGGGGGTCGGGTGCTGATGCAGCCGCCACAAGGACACGAGCGGCCATGACGCCTTGATCAGACACGATCCTGGCGCGAGATGCAGACGCAATGTGGCCGGATCGTCATGGGCGAGCCGCTGCAGATCGTCGGCGCCGAAGGCCGCGGCAGGCGCGTCGAGCGCGCGCCACAGCGCCCAGTCGAGCCGGGCGCTATCCACCAGCCAGGGCCAGTCGTGCAGGTCGGGCTGTGCCTGCACGCAGGTGGCGAAGTCTTCGCCGAGCCGCGCCAGATCGCCGCACTTCGGCGGCCAGCCGCGCCAGTAACGCGCGGCCACGGCGTCGAAGGCCGACTCGCCCAGCATGGCCAGAAGGGTGGGAAACTGCACCCGCAATGCCGCGCTGCCATTGGCCAGACCGTTGCCGCGATAGGCCGCAAGGCCTGATCGCCAACGTGCTCCGGTCTGGCGCAGGCCCAGCGCTTCATCAGCTTCGCGCGGCGGGTGCGACACCCACAGGGCATGCAGCAAGGCCTGCTGTCTGCGCGCCTCGCCAGACACCACGCACCCGCCAAAAGGCATTGGCGCACCAGGCGCGGACTGCTTCATGGCAGACATGCCATCACCTCGCTCGCATGCGTGCCCTGCCCGTTTTGCAGGTACTCGTCCAGCAGGGCCTGCGCCTGCCCCGCTTCGCCCAGCAGCACATCGAGCGTGGGCAGATCGGTGTCCCATTCGATCAGCGTCGGCACCGCGCCGAAGCGGCGCAAGGCGTGGGCATAGGCCAGCCATACCGGCAGCGAGACCACGCTGGCATGGTCGTCGACGACCAGTCCGTTCTGCACACTGTGGCCCGCGAGATGGATTTCGCCCACCAACGCAGCAGGCGCTGCAGCGGCCAGCTCATCCAGCCAGTCGGCCACGCGCTGCACGGGGTCTGGCTCGCCGGCATTTTTGGCATTGACCATGAGGTTGTTCACATCGAGCAATAGGCCGCAGCCCGTGCGCCGCCCGAGTTCGGCAAAGAATTCGGGCTCGGTGAAGTCGGCTTCGGCGAAGTCGAGATAGCTGCTCAGGTTCTCGACCAGGATGGGACGGCGCAGACGCTCCTGCACCTGCTGCACATGGCGCACGAAGATGTCGAGCGAACCACGGGTGAAGGCCACCGGCAGCAGATCATTGGCATGCACCACACCGCGCGAGGCCCAGGGCGCGCGGGCGAAGCAGGCATGATCGGAAACGCGTACCGGTGCGATGCGCTCGACCAGATCGGCCAGACGATCGAGATGCGTCGCATCGAGCCCGCAGGCCGAACCCAGCGCCAGACCCACGCCGTGCAGGCTCACGGCATGATCCTGCCGCACCCGCTGCAATACCTGCGCCGCGGCGTCATGGGGGTTGAAGAAATTCTCGGAGTGCACTTCGACGAAGCCCAGGCGGGGCTGCATCGCGTGAAACGCGCTGTAGTGGGGCTGGCGCAGGCCGATGCCCGCGCGAGCCGTGTCAGGGAGGATCATGTCTTGTCTCCTGGGCACAGCGGCGGCGATGGTCGACGAGCAGAGCGTCGGCAAAGCCGCCGCGTGAACTCACATGCTCATCTTCTTGGCCATTTTTTCTTCGAACATCTTGACCTCGGCGGGGTTCTTCAACAGCGCCTTGGCCTGTTCCATGTTCAGGCCTCCCATCTCCTTGCAGGTGCCCGTGGGCTTGACCGCGAAGTCGCCCGGGTCATAGCTGGTGGTGCTCGTGCCCTTGCACGAATGCAGTCCGGAAATGCCCGCGCAATCGTTCTGACCGGCCTTGGCGATGCCGAAGCATTTGTCCATGCTCTGAGCCTGCGCTGCAGGCGCGAGCGACAGCACACCCATGGCCAGCAGGGAAGCGGCGGCGGTCTGGAGGACTTGGCGTTTGTTCATGGTGAATCTCCTGAAAGTGTGGAAGGCGACGGCAGACGGTCTGCCTGCTCAAACCCGGTCAACAAGAAATCCGGGCTGCTTCTTGGTCGTCGTGCGGCGGCGTTCCTGACAGCCCAAATCCTGGTGGAAACCCGCATGCCGTGCGCCAGCGCAGGGCCGAAGGCTGTGGAAGAATGCGCGGGCTTCCATGAACCGGCGCCACCGGCCCCGGTCACCGTATCGTTCTCACGTCCCCCGCCATGTCCGATTCCCTGCAGCTTGCCGATTTGCACGGACGCCTCGAAGCCCTGCGCCCCACGCTGCTGCGCCTGGCGCAACTGCAATTGCGCAATGCGGCCTGGGCCGAAGATGCGGTCTCGGAGACTTTGCTGGCGGCCCTCGAAGGCGCGTCGCGCTTTGCCGGCCAGTCGCAGCTCAAGACCTGGGTGGTGGGCATCCTCAAGCACAAGGTGCTCGACCAACTCCGCCAGCGTCAGCGCGAGGTGGCGTATGACACCGATGACGACGGCGAGGTGATCGACGATCTGGTGTTCGCCCCCGACGGTCATTTCCGCACGACGCCACAGACCTGGCAGAGCCCGTCGGACACGCTACAGCAGCGCCAGTTCTTCGAGGTGCTCGAGGCCTGCATGGATGCGCTGCCCGGCCAGATCGGCCGCGTGTTCCTGATGCGCGAATGGCTGGAGCTCGACACCGACGCCATCTGTCAGGAATTGCGCCTCTCCTCGACCAATGTCTGGACGATGCTGCACCGTGCCCGCATGCGTCTGCGCGAATGCCTGCAACTCAACTGGTTCGGGAACCCCGCCAAGTGAACTACCCCTTCCGTCGCACCTGCCGAGAAGTCGCCGCGCTCATCCTGGCGCGGGAAGATCGCGCGCTCGAATTCCCCGAGCGTCTGGCCGTGCGCATCCATTTTCTGGTCTGCAAGGCCTGTCCCCGTTTCGAGCAGGAGGTGCAGACCATGCGCGCCGCGCTGAACGGCTGGAAAAACTATCGCAACAACGGCGACGAGTGAATCGGAGAGTGGTCAACCCAGCCGCAGCATCACCGCGCCCGCGGCGATGAGCGCAAGCGCGATCCAGCCATGCAGATGGGGCCGTTCGTGCAGGAAAATCCAGGCCAGCAACACGCCGAACAACATGGCCGTCTCACGCAGTGCCGCGACCTGCGCCACGGGCGCCACGGTCATGGCCCACAGCGCCAGGGCATACGAGCCCAGACTGCTGGCTCCGCCGCCCAGTCCGCGCAGAACGGGACGCAGGCTGGCCCGCCACCGGGATGCCGCGCCGTCCCTGGGCAAAGGCATATCCAGGGCGAGAAGCGCAGTCAGCCCGCGGCGTCGAAGCAGCCAGGCCAGGGTGGGCAGGGCGGTCAGCGGAAAGGTCCACAAGGCATAGGCCATGGGTGCGCCGGAGGCGCGGGCTCCGGCGGCGTCGTTCAGGGTATAGGCCGCGATGACCGCCGCGTTGAGCAAGGCATAGCCCACGGCCGACGATTCGCCGGGCAGAAGCCGCACCCGCATGAGCAGCACGCCCAGGCCCACCATGCCCACACCGGCCACCGCCGGCAAGGTCAAGGGCTCCTGGAACAGCCAGACCGCCGCCAGCAGGACCAGCAAAGGCGCTGCACCGCGCATGAGCGGATAGCTGACCGCCACGCGGGCCCGGGCATAGGCTGCAGCGAGCAGACCGAAATAAACCACATGCAGGATCGCCGTGATCGCCAGATGCGGCCAGGCCGCCGGGGCGGGTTGCCGCATGAAGGGCAGCACGACCGCGGCCACCACGCTGCCGCCCGCGACGAGACGGGCGGTCTCCATGCGCCGGTCGGTGCCGCTGCGAATCGCCACATTCCAACTGGCGTGCAGCAACGCGCCGACGATCACGGCCAAGTAGGCCAACGTGGGGAAATCGGTTTGCATCGGGAATGATGACGCCGGTTCAGGCGCGATGAGCACCCACGCCGTGCCATGGGACGAAAGTCAGCAGCCGCTGCATGCAACGACCGTGCATCCGTCTTCAACGCGCCGAATCAGGGCGTAGAGCGCTGGTCTGCCGCCCCTTCGCCGCGCTCGTCGCCTGAAGGCTGGTCAGGCTGGGGCGGAGCATCGGGCGCGCCGCTCTCGGATTTATTGGCCTTGCGCTGGAGCTTTTCCTGCTTCTTGCGCTCTTTGGCCAACTCTTTCTGGCGTTTTTCGTAGGAGTAATTCGGCTTGACCAATGGGATTCCTGGTGAAAGTGGAAAAAATGCAGCGCGCCTCGAGACGACGTCGCGGCACATGGCGCTAAGGCCACATGCTATCGGGGATGCGACCGTGCCGCGCCGGATCGGGCCGCGGACCCGGGTTCGCCGTCCTGCGCCTCGCCGTCAGCGCCCAGACAGTGTTGCGCGGCCAGCCGCATGATGCGTTCGATCTCGGCATCGCGAATGCCAAGACCGTGCAGCGCGTGCGCGGTACGCGCGACGTAATCGAAGGTCGTCCCGTAGCGACCGCGGCAGGTTCGCAGAATGTCGAGCAGTTGCCCGTCGTCGAGCGTGCCGGTATAGCTCGGGCTGCTGGGCGCCAGGGTGAAGGCCAGCGCCTGCACCACGCCCTGCGGGGTGCGGCAGGCAAGCCAGCGGGGGTCATACACCGCGCGAGGCATTTCGCGACGCCACAACTGGCGCAATTCGCGCTCGGCCCGATGCCGGGGCACGCGCAAGGCAATGCCGCTGCACGACCCCCCCGCCATCAGGGCGAACACCAGGCCGGGCGCGTCTTCCGTGCCCCGGTTGATGCGCGACCACATGCGCAGCGTGCGACGCCAACCCCAGACTCGCGCGGCGCGCACTTCGTCGTGCGTCACCTCCGGGTTCCAGATGAGCGAGCCGTAGCCGAACACCCAGAGATCGCCGTCGGGACGGGTCGCCAGCGTGGCCTCCAGCATGTCCTGCGGATCCCGCCCCGGAAATTGGGGCAGACCATGATCGTCATCGGCTTCGCGCATCATCTCCGCATTGTGCAAAAAACCGGCTGTACCGTCTCCGCACAAATCAAAAAATCGGTGAAGCCCGGACGCTGGTTCACCTCGGCAGAACGGTGGTGCCGGTGAGGAAGCGGTCGATCTCGCGTGCGGCTTGGCGGCCTTCGCGGATCGCCCACACCACCAGGCTCTGCCCGCGGCGCATATCGCCCGCGGCATAGACCTTGGCCACATTGGTGGCATAGCCCGACTCGTCTTCGGTGCCCGCCTTGGCATTGCCACGCGCATCCTTGTCGATGCCAAAGGCCTCCAGCACGCTGCCCACGGGATGCACGAAGCCCATGGCCAGCAGCACCAGATCGGCGGGCAGGGTGAACTCGCTGCCGGGCACTTCCTGCATGCGGCCGTCTTTCCACTCGACGCGACAGGCCTTGAGTTGCTTGACCTTGTTCTTGTCCTTGCCGGTGCCTGGAACGAAGGCCTTGGTGGCCACGGCCCAGTCGCGCGAGCAGCCTTCTTCGTGGCTGCTGGAGGTGCGCATCTTGATCGGCCAGTAGGGCCAGACCAGGGGCTTGTTCTCTTGCTCGGGCGGCTGCGGCATGACCTCGAACTGGGTGATGCTGGTCGCGCCGTGGCGGTTGCTAGTGCCCACACAGTCCGAGCCGGTATCGCCGCCGCCGATCACCACCACATGCTTGCCGGTGGCCATGATCTGGCCCTTCAGCTTGTCGCCGGCGTTGACCTTGTTTTGCTGCGGCAGGAATTCCATGGCGAAGTGAATGCCGTCGAGCTCGCGCCCCGGCACCGGAAGGTCGCGGGGAAACTCGGCACCGCCGGTCAGCAGCACGGCATCGAAATCCGCCTGCAGCTGGGCGGGGGTGATGGCCTCCTTGGCCCCGTTGGCCACGGTCGCGCCGGGGCCGTCCTTGGGCATTTCGGCCACCAGCACGCCCGTGCGGAAGGTCACGCCCTCGGCCTGCATCTGCGCCATGCGGCGGTCGATGTGGCTCTTCTCCATCTTGAAATCGGGAATGCCATAGCGCAGCAGGCCGCCGATGCGATCGTTCTTTTCAAACACGGTGACAGCGTGGCCGGCGCGGGCAAGCTGCTGGGCCGCGGCCAGACCGGCGGGGCCGGAGCCGACCACGGCCACGGTCTTGCCGGTCTTGTGAGCCGACGGCTGCGGGGTCACCCAGCCTTCAGCCCAGCCGCGGTCGATGATGGCGTGTTCGATGGACTTGATGCCCACGGGCAGTTCGTTGATGCCCAGGGTGCAGGCCGATTCGCACGGCGCGGGGCAGATGCGGCCGGTGAACTCGGGGAAGTTGTTGGTCGAATGCAGCACGTCGAGCGCGCGCTTCCAGTCGCCCTGCCACACGAGGTCGTTGAAGTCGGGGATGATGTTGTTGACCGGGCAGCCGTTGTTGCAGAACGGAATGCCGCAGTCCATGCAGCGCCCCGACTGAATCTTGGCCTTGTCGTCGGGCAACTCCTGCACGAACTCCTTCCAGTGCTTGAGCCGCGCGGCGGGCGCTTCGTACTGCTCTTCCTGCCGTTCGAATTCCATGAATCCGGTGATTTTTCCCATGGTCGATCCTTATTTGATGTCTGAACACTGGAGCCAATGAGGCGAAACCCGCCGGGCCGCCCCAAGGGTTTCGCGCCCCTTGAGGGGGGAGCCCAGCGCAGCGCAGGTTCTCGGGGTGGGCCTCATTTGGCGGGCACGCTGGCGTTGCCGGCGGGGGCCTTGGCTTTGGCCGTGGCGGACTGCGCCTCGCGCTTGGCGGCCATTTCGCCCAGAGCCCGCTTGTATTCTTGCGGGAACACCTTGACGAAGCGGCCGCGCGCCTCTTCCCAGGTATCGAGCAGTTCGCGCGCGCGCTGCGAGCCGGTCCAGCGCAGGTGGTCCTGCAACAGCTTGCGCAACTGGGCCTCGTCGGTCTGGCCGCGGTGCCACAGCGCCTCGGCCATCTGCGCCTTCTGTTCGGCCGACGACAGCACCTTGTCGAGGGCCACCATGGCAGTGTTGCAGCGCTTGGCGAACTGGCCGTCCACGTCATAGACGTAGGCGATGCCTCCGCTCATGCCGGCGGCAAAGTTGCGCCCGGTTTCGCCGAGCACCATCACGGTACCGCCCGTCATGTATTCGCAGCCATGGTCGCCGGTGCCTTCGACCACCGTGGTCGCGCCGGAGTTGCGTACCGCGAAACGCTCGCCCGCCACACCGCGGAAGAAGGCCTCGCCTTCGATGGCGCCGTAGAGCACGGTGTTGCCGACGATGATGTTGCCCGGCGCATCGCCGCGGAAGTCGAGACTGGGGCGCACCACCACGCGGCCGCCGGACAGGCCCTTGCCGGTGTAGTCGTTGGCTTCGCCGATCAGGTAGAGCGTGATGCCCCGGGCGAGGAAGGCGCCGAAGCTCTGGCCGCCGGTGCCTTCCATCTGGATGTGGATGGTGTCGTCGGGCAGGCCATCGTGGCCGTAGCGCCGGGCCACTTCGCCAGAGAGCATGGCGCCGACCGTGCGGTTGACGTTGCGCGCGTTCTGGATGAACTGCACTTTCTCGCCGCGCTCCAGCGCCGGGCGGGCGCGTTCGATGAGCACGTGATCGAGCGCGCGGGCCAGGCCGTGATCCTGCTCCTCGACCTGACGGCGTGCGACCTCGGCAGGCACATCGGGCTGGTGGAACACGCGCGAGAAATCGAGCCCGCGCGCCTTCCAGTGCTCGACGCCCTTGCGCGCGTCGAGCAGATCGGCACGGCCGACCAGATCATCGAATGTGCGCACGCCGAGCTGGGCCATGATGGCGCGCACTTCCTCGGCGATGAAGAAGAAGTAGTTCACCACATGCTCGGGCTTGCCCGAGAACTTCTTGCGCAGCGCCGGGTCTTGCGTGGCCACGCCCACCGGGCAGGTGTTGAGGTGGCATTTGCGCATCATGATGCAACCTTCGACCACCAGGGGCGCGGTGGCGAAGCCGAATTCATCGGCGCCCAGCAGCGCGCCGATGACCACGTCGCGGCCGGTCTTGATCTGGCCGTCGACCTGCACGCGGATGCGGCTGCGCAGGCGGTTGAGCACCAGCGTCTGCTGGGTTTCGGCCAGGCCGATTTCCCACGCGGAGCCCGCATGCTTGATGGAGGACAGCGGCGAAGCGCCCGTGCCGCCATCGTGCCCGGCGATCACCACATGATCGGCCTTGGCCTTGGCCACGCCGGTGGCCACCGTGCCCACGCCCGACTCCGACACCAGCTTGACGCTGATGGACGCACGGGAGTTGGCGTTCTTCAGATCGTGGATGAGCTGGGCCAGGTCTTCGATGGAGTAGATGTCATGGTGCGGCGGCGGCGAAATGAGGCCCACGCCCGGCACCGAGTAGCGCAGCATGCCGATGTACTCGGACACCTTGCCACCGGGCAACTGCCCGCCCTCGCCGGGCTTGGCGCCCTGCGCCATCTTGATCTGGATCTGGTCGGCGCTGGCCAGGTATTCAGCCGTGACGCCGAAGCGGCCCGAGGCGACCTGCTTGATCTTGGAGCGCAGCGAATCGCCGCTCTTGAGCGGAATGTCGCTGACGATGCGCTGAGGCCCAAGCACCGAACCCAGGGTATCGCCGTCCTGGATGCCGGCCGAGCCCGTGCGCATCTCCGGCCGGTAGCGCAGCGGGTCTTCCCCGCCTTCGCCGGTGTTGCTCTTGCCGCCGATGCGGTTCATGGCCACGGCGAGCGTGGCGTGCGCTTCCGTTGAAATGGAGCCCAGCGACATCGCGCCGGTGGCAAAGCGCTTGACGATTTCGCTGGCAGGCTCGACCTCGTCGATGGCGATGGCCTTGGCCGGGTCGATCTTGAACTCGAACAGGCCGCGAAGCGTGAGCATGCGACGCGACTGATCGTTGATGATCTGCGCGTATTCCTTGTAGGTGTTGTAGTTGCCCGCGCGGGTGGCATGCTGCAGCTTGGCGATGGCATCGGGCGTCCACATGTGCTCCTCGCCGCGCACGCGCCAGGCGTAGTCGCCACCGGCGTCGAGCATCTGGGCGAGCACGGGCGAATCGCCGAAAGCGTCGCGGTGCATGCGCAACGCCTCTTCGCCGACTTCGAACACCCCCATGCCCTCGACCTGGGTGATGGTGCCGGTGAAGTATTTGTCGATGAGTTCACGCGACAGGCCGACGGCTTCGAAAATCTGCGCGCCGCAGTAGCTCATATAGGTGGAGATGCCCATCTTGGACATCACCTTCTGCATGCCCTTGCCGATGGCCTTGATGTAGTTGGCAATGGCTTTGTCGGCACTGAGATCGCCCGGCAGGTCGCGGGCCATCTCGGCGATGGTGTCCAGCGCCAGATAGGGGTGGACGGCTTCGGCGCCATAACCCGCGAGCACGGCGAAATGATGGGTTTCGCGGGCGCTGCCGGTTTCCACCACCAGCCCGGTCTGCGTGCGCAGGCCGTGGGCGGTGAGATGTTGGTGCACCGCACTCATGGCCAGCAGGGCCGGAATGGCCACGCGCTCGGCACTCATGTGGCGGTCGGTGATGATGAGGATGTTGTGTCCGCTCTTGAGCGCATCCACAGCCTCGGCGCAGATGGACGCGATGCGCGCCTCAATGCCTTCCTTGCCCCAGTCCACCGGATAGCAGATGTCGAGCTCGAAGCTGCGGAACTTGCCCCCGGTGTGCTGGGCGATGGAGCGCAGGCGC
It includes:
- a CDS encoding DNA-binding domain-containing protein is translated as MSAMKQSAPGAPMPFGGCVVSGEARRQQALLHALWVSHPPREADEALGLRQTGARWRSGLAAYRGNGLANGSAALRVQFPTLLAMLGESAFDAVAARYWRGWPPKCGDLARLGEDFATCVQAQPDLHDWPWLVDSARLDWALWRALDAPAAAFGADDLQRLAHDDPATLRLHLAPGSCLIKASWPLVSLWRLHQHPTPDGAALRQVVRAGGETAWVWRDGFQPRVRAASEAEAAWLTALQRPMRLDLALDAAADGFDVGAWLHEAMAQGWLDRVESLA
- a CDS encoding glutamate synthase subunit beta, which translates into the protein MGKITGFMEFERQEEQYEAPAARLKHWKEFVQELPDDKAKIQSGRCMDCGIPFCNNGCPVNNIIPDFNDLVWQGDWKRALDVLHSTNNFPEFTGRICPAPCESACTLGINELPVGIKSIEHAIIDRGWAEGWVTPQPSAHKTGKTVAVVGSGPAGLAAAQQLARAGHAVTVFEKNDRIGGLLRYGIPDFKMEKSHIDRRMAQMQAEGVTFRTGVLVAEMPKDGPGATVANGAKEAITPAQLQADFDAVLLTGGAEFPRDLPVPGRELDGIHFAMEFLPQQNKVNAGDKLKGQIMATGKHVVVIGGGDTGSDCVGTSNRHGATSITQFEVMPQPPEQENKPLVWPYWPIKMRTSSSHEEGCSRDWAVATKAFVPGTGKDKNKVKQLKACRVEWKDGRMQEVPGSEFTLPADLVLLAMGFVHPVGSVLEAFGIDKDARGNAKAGTEDESGYATNVAKVYAAGDMRRGQSLVVWAIREGRQAAREIDRFLTGTTVLPR
- a CDS encoding zf-HC2 domain-containing protein; translated protein: MNYPFRRTCREVAALILAREDRALEFPERLAVRIHFLVCKACPRFEQEVQTMRAALNGWKNYRNNGDE
- a CDS encoding DoxX family protein — translated: MHSSHPLTASAPVLRPTGFIARGWCALRRGLDSLQAPALLAARLYVAYVFFASGLQSLRDWGSTLWLYENEFRVALLPPHVAAVLGTAGEVLLPPLLALGLFGRFGALGLFVVNAVALLSYLHALQAPAILFHVIWGILLLVVVLWGPGKWSVDHGWMKRRAS
- a CDS encoding sigma-70 family RNA polymerase sigma factor, with the protein product MSDSLQLADLHGRLEALRPTLLRLAQLQLRNAAWAEDAVSETLLAALEGASRFAGQSQLKTWVVGILKHKVLDQLRQRQREVAYDTDDDGEVIDDLVFAPDGHFRTTPQTWQSPSDTLQQRQFFEVLEACMDALPGQIGRVFLMREWLELDTDAICQELRLSSTNVWTMLHRARMRLRECLQLNWFGNPAK
- a CDS encoding thioredoxin fold domain-containing protein gives rise to the protein MHPTRRAALRTFFAAALSASVIGLAPTASAQQMQNPNAVKVLGEMGKATLITEGHGPRVIYIFFDANCPYCHQLYTDLRPRIGKDGLEVRWVPVAVLTPSSVTKGAAILQASDRLKAFHDNEAGYGKGPTGQGGGIAPATKVLPATSAILNANNALLDATKSPGVPTMLYRDKQGDAMLVVGPPDAQQLKDILASVK
- a CDS encoding gamma-glutamylcyclotransferase, producing the protein MMREADDDHGLPQFPGRDPQDMLEATLATRPDGDLWVFGYGSLIWNPEVTHDEVRAARVWGWRRTLRMWSRINRGTEDAPGLVFALMAGGSCSGIALRVPRHRAERELRQLWRREMPRAVYDPRWLACRTPQGVVQALAFTLAPSSPSYTGTLDDGQLLDILRTCRGRYGTTFDYVARTAHALHGLGIRDAEIERIMRLAAQHCLGADGEAQDGEPGSAARSGAARSHPR
- a CDS encoding EamA family transporter, which codes for MQTDFPTLAYLAVIVGALLHASWNVAIRSGTDRRMETARLVAGGSVVAAVVLPFMRQPAPAAWPHLAITAILHVVYFGLLAAAYARARVAVSYPLMRGAAPLLVLLAAVWLFQEPLTLPAVAGVGMVGLGVLLMRVRLLPGESSAVGYALLNAAVIAAYTLNDAAGARASGAPMAYALWTFPLTALPTLAWLLRRRGLTALLALDMPLPRDGAASRWRASLRPVLRGLGGGASSLGSYALALWAMTVAPVAQVAALRETAMLFGVLLAWIFLHERPHLHGWIALALIAAGAVMLRLG
- a CDS encoding DUF692 domain-containing protein — encoded protein: MILPDTARAGIGLRQPHYSAFHAMQPRLGFVEVHSENFFNPHDAAAQVLQRVRQDHAVSLHGVGLALGSACGLDATHLDRLADLVERIAPVRVSDHACFARAPWASRGVVHANDLLPVAFTRGSLDIFVRHVQQVQERLRRPILVENLSSYLDFAEADFTEPEFFAELGRRTGCGLLLDVNNLMVNAKNAGEPDPVQRVADWLDELAAAAPAALVGEIHLAGHSVQNGLVVDDHASVVSLPVWLAYAHALRRFGAVPTLIEWDTDLPTLDVLLGEAGQAQALLDEYLQNGQGTHASEVMACLP
- a CDS encoding DUF2282 domain-containing protein, with amino-acid sequence MNKRQVLQTAAASLLAMGVLSLAPAAQAQSMDKCFGIAKAGQNDCAGISGLHSCKGTSTTSYDPGDFAVKPTGTCKEMGGLNMEQAKALLKNPAEVKMFEEKMAKKMSM
- a CDS encoding glutamate synthase-related protein; translated protein: MSTPQTSASSAEIAALSRDGLYCPQNEHDACGVGFVAHIKGVKSHDIVQNGLLILKNLDHRGAVGADKLMGDGAGILIQIPDVFFREEMAAQGVELPPPGEYGVGMIFLPREEASRLACEQEIERAVRAEGQVLLGWRDVAVDADMPMSPTVRAKEPVIRQVFIGRGPDVMVTDALERKLFVIRKTASHAIQKLNLRHGKEYFVPSMSARTLVYKGLLLADQVGDYYKDLKDPRVVSALALVHQRFSTNTFPEWPLAHPYRLVAHNGEINTVKGNYNWMRAREGAVSSPVLGTDLQKLWPLIYPGQSDTASFDNCLELLLMAGYPLSHAMMMMIPEAWEQHTLMDPRRRAFYEYHAAMMEPWDGPAAIAFTDGRQIGATLDRNGLRPARYIVTDDDLVIMASESGVLPIPESHIVKKWRLQPGKMFLIDMEAGRIIDDKEIKSQLAGARPYGQWIENLRIRIDDLEHLGRAEPSPLALLDRQQAFGYTQEDLKFLMAPMAEKGDEAVGSMGNDAALAVLSSRAKPLYNYFKQLFAQVTNPPIDSIRENMVMSLVSFVGPRPNLLDINQVNPPMRLEVSQPVLDYDDMARLRSIAQHTGGKFRSFELDICYPVDWGKEGIEARIASICAEAVDALKSGHNILIITDRHMSAERVAIPALLAMSAVHQHLTAHGLRTQTGLVVETGSARETHHFAVLAGYGAEAVHPYLALDTIAEMARDLPGDLSADKAIANYIKAIGKGMQKVMSKMGISTYMSYCGAQIFEAVGLSRELIDKYFTGTITQVEGMGVFEVGEEALRMHRDAFGDSPVLAQMLDAGGDYAWRVRGEEHMWTPDAIAKLQHATRAGNYNTYKEYAQIINDQSRRMLTLRGLFEFKIDPAKAIAIDEVEPASEIVKRFATGAMSLGSISTEAHATLAVAMNRIGGKSNTGEGGEDPLRYRPEMRTGSAGIQDGDTLGSVLGPQRIVSDIPLKSGDSLRSKIKQVASGRFGVTAEYLASADQIQIKMAQGAKPGEGGQLPGGKVSEYIGMLRYSVPGVGLISPPPHHDIYSIEDLAQLIHDLKNANSRASISVKLVSESGVGTVATGVAKAKADHVVIAGHDGGTGASPLSSIKHAGSAWEIGLAETQQTLVLNRLRSRIRVQVDGQIKTGRDVVIGALLGADEFGFATAPLVVEGCIMMRKCHLNTCPVGVATQDPALRKKFSGKPEHVVNYFFFIAEEVRAIMAQLGVRTFDDLVGRADLLDARKGVEHWKARGLDFSRVFHQPDVPAEVARRQVEEQDHGLARALDHVLIERARPALERGEKVQFIQNARNVNRTVGAMLSGEVARRYGHDGLPDDTIHIQMEGTGGQSFGAFLARGITLYLIGEANDYTGKGLSGGRVVVRPSLDFRGDAPGNIIVGNTVLYGAIEGEAFFRGVAGERFAVRNSGATTVVEGTGDHGCEYMTGGTVMVLGETGRNFAAGMSGGIAYVYDVDGQFAKRCNTAMVALDKVLSSAEQKAQMAEALWHRGQTDEAQLRKLLQDHLRWTGSQRARELLDTWEEARGRFVKVFPQEYKRALGEMAAKREAQSATAKAKAPAGNASVPAK